In a genomic window of Sinorhizobium meliloti:
- a CDS encoding DUF3008 family protein, with the protein MPAKSKAQQKAAGAALAAKRGEKKKSELKGASRGMEESMTEKELEEMASTKRKGKKEHVSDK; encoded by the coding sequence ATGCCTGCAAAGTCGAAGGCGCAGCAGAAGGCTGCCGGCGCGGCCCTTGCCGCCAAACGAGGCGAAAAGAAGAAGAGCGAACTCAAGGGCGCCTCCAGGGGCATGGAAGAGTCCATGACCGAGAAGGAACTCGAGGAAATGGCCTCGACCAAGCGCAAGGGAAAGAAGGAACACGTCTCGGACAAGTAA
- a CDS encoding sigma-70 family RNA polymerase sigma factor, with product MPAIGGHASQQSPLLEEQVVDLIPALRAFARTFTSASFEADDLVQETLFRALRSIEQFEPGTSLKSWLFTIMRNAFRTQYKIRTRESPGSTNCAELPIPTAPSQEWSVLNGELRSALGALSPEHREVLVLVAGFGMSYKEAADICDCAIGTIKSRLSRARDELTAQMHGNPLN from the coding sequence ATGCCTGCTATCGGCGGTCACGCATCGCAACAATCACCGCTGCTTGAGGAGCAAGTCGTCGATCTGATTCCCGCTCTGCGGGCGTTCGCTCGAACGTTCACGTCAGCGTCGTTCGAGGCCGACGACCTCGTTCAGGAGACATTGTTCCGGGCGTTGAGAAGCATCGAGCAGTTCGAGCCCGGTACGAGCCTCAAGTCCTGGCTGTTCACGATCATGCGAAATGCATTTCGTACGCAGTACAAGATCCGCACGCGGGAAAGCCCGGGGAGCACCAATTGCGCCGAATTGCCGATTCCAACCGCGCCGTCGCAGGAGTGGTCCGTGCTCAACGGCGAGCTCCGCAGCGCGCTTGGGGCTCTTTCACCCGAGCACCGCGAAGTCCTCGTGCTCGTTGCCGGGTTCGGAATGAGCTATAAGGAAGCCGCTGACATATGCGACTGCGCGATCGGTACGATCAAGAGCCGGCTCAGCCGGGCACGTGACGAACTGACGGCGCAAATGCACGGCAATCCGCTGAACTGA
- a CDS encoding DUF1236 domain-containing protein, whose product MKRFASMTAALLLIGSSAVAQTTVVLPGEVRTYVMEQKTPSITYEGEIVVGQPIPETVEIHTIPDQPDFAYAIVNEKRVVVNPKTHTVVEVLE is encoded by the coding sequence ATGAAGAGATTTGCATCTATGACTGCTGCACTGCTTTTGATCGGTTCATCGGCCGTCGCGCAGACGACAGTCGTCCTGCCCGGCGAAGTAAGAACCTATGTGATGGAGCAGAAGACGCCTTCTATCACCTATGAAGGCGAGATTGTCGTCGGGCAACCAATTCCGGAAACGGTGGAGATCCACACGATCCCGGACCAGCCCGATTTTGCCTATGCGATCGTCAACGAAAAGCGCGTCGTGGTAAATCCGAAGACGCACACGGTCGTGGAAGTCTTGGAGTAG
- a CDS encoding CBS domain-containing protein — protein sequence MAGHEDKMVRVRDVMSRQVFTVSPTDTAQSVARLMAETGVGAVPVETPGVGTILGIVTDRDIVTSVVAQGLSSSTAVFEFMTVAAESCEEDDSLLLAAQKMHDLRIRRLVVVNGKRHAAGIVALADISRVNPELGGLVLEGINRPAPVDNQLEGMSTC from the coding sequence ATGGCCGGCCATGAGGACAAGATGGTCCGTGTTCGGGACGTAATGTCTCGGCAGGTTTTCACCGTTTCTCCCACCGATACGGCGCAGTCCGTCGCCCGGCTCATGGCCGAGACAGGGGTTGGCGCGGTGCCGGTGGAAACGCCGGGTGTCGGAACGATCCTCGGGATCGTCACCGATCGAGATATCGTCACCTCCGTCGTCGCGCAGGGGCTGTCCAGTTCGACGGCCGTGTTCGAGTTCATGACAGTCGCTGCCGAATCCTGCGAGGAGGACGACAGCCTCCTGCTTGCCGCCCAGAAGATGCACGACCTGCGCATCCGGCGCCTCGTCGTCGTCAATGGGAAGCGACACGCGGCCGGCATCGTGGCTCTTGCGGACATCAGCCGGGTCAATCCGGAACTCGGCGGTCTCGTTCTCGAGGGAATCAACCGGCCCGCGCCCGTCGATAACCAACTTGAAGGAATGTCGACATGCTGA
- a CDS encoding DUF982 domain-containing protein gives MLTQDRLWSEAVILEAGENRVLRVQSTRDAFLCLKNHWPVADGDAKREAFAACERVIDGDDEPDVARAAFIKAAEEAQFSVHSWTG, from the coding sequence ATGCTGACGCAGGATCGCCTCTGGAGCGAGGCGGTGATTCTGGAGGCCGGTGAGAACCGAGTCCTACGGGTACAGAGCACCCGCGACGCTTTTCTTTGCCTCAAAAATCACTGGCCGGTTGCCGACGGAGACGCAAAGCGCGAGGCCTTCGCAGCATGCGAGCGCGTGATCGACGGCGATGACGAGCCCGATGTCGCACGTGCCGCCTTCATAAAGGCCGCCGAGGAAGCGCAGTTCAGCGTACATAGCTGGACCGGGTGA
- a CDS encoding DUF6074 family protein, translated as MAAEFGERAMVRGGEVVAFPLAARAGDVDRCARELDRIHGPAAVDYWKSECRKLAEQLSALGLREDDIRNEVLAFQAEVQIAIAERYQEPAARNRSDSRP; from the coding sequence ATGGCAGCTGAGTTTGGTGAACGAGCCATGGTCCGGGGCGGCGAAGTGGTCGCGTTTCCTTTGGCGGCACGCGCAGGCGATGTCGACCGCTGCGCACGCGAACTCGACCGGATACACGGGCCCGCTGCCGTCGACTACTGGAAGAGCGAGTGCCGAAAGCTCGCCGAGCAGCTTTCCGCACTCGGTCTACGCGAGGACGATATCCGAAACGAGGTCCTCGCGTTCCAGGCGGAAGTCCAGATCGCTATCGCCGAACGCTATCAGGAGCCTGCGGCCCGGAACCGCTCCGACAGCCGCCCATGA
- a CDS encoding SDR family NAD(P)-dependent oxidoreductase, with protein MNQSSPVALITGAGSGIGRATAFTLAADGVKVGALGRTRMEVEEVADEIVGSGGQAIALEADISDELQMRNAVRDLVLKFGHLDIVVANAGINGVWAPIDDLKPFEWDETIAVNLRGTFLTLHLTVPYLKQRGGGAIVVVSSINGTRTFTTPGATAYTATKAAQVAIVQQLALELGKHRIRVNAVCPGEIETNINDNTKLRHEAETAIPVEWPEGQVPITDGQPGRSEDVAELIRFLVSERARHVTGSPVWIDGGQGLLR; from the coding sequence ATGAACCAGTCATCGCCCGTCGCCTTGATCACCGGTGCCGGATCCGGCATCGGCCGAGCCACCGCGTTTACGCTTGCCGCAGACGGCGTGAAGGTCGGAGCGCTGGGGCGCACCCGCATGGAGGTGGAGGAAGTCGCCGATGAGATCGTCGGCTCCGGCGGCCAGGCGATCGCGCTGGAGGCGGATATCTCCGACGAGCTGCAGATGCGCAACGCAGTCAGAGATCTTGTGCTCAAGTTCGGTCATCTGGACATCGTCGTCGCCAATGCCGGCATCAACGGCGTCTGGGCGCCGATCGATGACCTGAAGCCTTTCGAATGGGACGAGACGATCGCCGTCAACCTGCGCGGCACGTTCCTCACCCTGCATTTGACGGTTCCCTACCTGAAACAGCGCGGGGGCGGCGCCATCGTGGTCGTTTCGTCGATCAATGGCACCCGGACCTTCACGACACCGGGTGCCACGGCCTACACCGCCACGAAGGCGGCACAGGTCGCGATCGTTCAGCAATTGGCGCTGGAGCTCGGCAAGCACCGCATCCGGGTCAACGCCGTTTGTCCTGGCGAGATCGAGACGAACATCAACGACAACACCAAGCTGCGCCACGAAGCGGAAACGGCAATTCCCGTCGAATGGCCGGAGGGGCAGGTGCCTATCACCGACGGGCAACCGGGGCGCAGCGAAGACGTGGCGGAGCTTATCCGTTTCCTCGTCTCCGAGCGTGCGCGCCACGTGACCGGAAGCCCCGTCTGGATCGACGGCGGCCAGGGCCTGCTGCGATAG
- a CDS encoding low affinity iron permease family protein, which yields MPKANGFSRFASAVAEYAGRPAVFVLALVLIAVWALTGPIFGFSQTWQLVVNTGTTIVTFLMVFVLQNTQNRDGRALQTKLDELILTSSAENSYVGIERLDEKELKRLGEILQQHAHDEDDHTLREKVANVLSRRPPTRS from the coding sequence ATGCCAAAGGCCAATGGTTTCAGCAGGTTTGCAAGTGCGGTGGCGGAGTATGCCGGGCGCCCCGCCGTCTTTGTCCTCGCCCTGGTATTGATAGCCGTATGGGCCCTCACAGGCCCGATCTTCGGTTTTTCCCAGACGTGGCAACTCGTCGTCAATACCGGCACGACGATTGTCACCTTCCTGATGGTCTTCGTCCTTCAGAACACGCAGAACCGGGACGGCCGAGCGCTTCAGACGAAGCTCGACGAGCTCATTCTGACGAGCTCGGCTGAGAACAGTTACGTAGGCATTGAGAGGCTCGACGAGAAAGAGCTGAAACGCCTGGGCGAGATACTCCAGCAGCACGCCCACGACGAAGACGATCATACGCTTCGGGAAAAGGTCGCGAACGTTCTCAGCCGGCGGCCGCCGACCCGGAGCTAG
- a CDS encoding DUF982 domain-containing protein, with the protein MDPGPWNECVPVRMPDDPQIHMVSNTRQAVELLTKRWPVSHGQAYQAAIDICMAVLERESPAYVARAAFVAAAKEAQVNIVS; encoded by the coding sequence ATGGACCCCGGCCCTTGGAATGAATGCGTCCCCGTGCGGATGCCCGATGATCCGCAGATCCACATGGTGTCGAACACCCGACAGGCGGTCGAATTGCTGACGAAGCGGTGGCCGGTCAGCCACGGCCAGGCTTACCAGGCGGCAATCGACATCTGCATGGCGGTGCTCGAACGCGAGTCCCCCGCTTATGTCGCGCGGGCAGCCTTCGTCGCCGCCGCGAAAGAGGCGCAGGTCAATATCGTAAGCTGA
- a CDS encoding DUF982 domain-containing protein codes for MYEIPWSKPVNINMLDGRCRTVVGPLDAMHCLQSEWPVRDGAYYGCAIRACNAALKRRKRPEDARAAFIAALREAFLTVVPLQEEGHGPRPLE; via the coding sequence ATGTACGAGATTCCATGGAGCAAGCCCGTCAATATCAACATGCTCGACGGCAGGTGCCGCACGGTTGTCGGACCGCTCGACGCGATGCACTGCCTTCAAAGCGAATGGCCGGTGCGGGACGGCGCCTATTACGGCTGCGCCATCCGTGCATGCAATGCGGCGCTCAAGCGCAGAAAGAGGCCGGAAGATGCGCGGGCTGCCTTCATCGCCGCTTTGCGGGAGGCCTTTCTGACGGTCGTGCCGCTGCAGGAGGAAGGTCATGGACCCCGGCCCTTGGAATGA
- a CDS encoding DUF982 domain-containing protein, which produces MHCFWWDKSVELELGTEGKYRDVKSTREAVECLLQRWPRRDGPALAAAKRVCLQALDGKVKTERARRAFIKAAEEAHISIRSH; this is translated from the coding sequence ATGCATTGTTTCTGGTGGGATAAGAGTGTCGAATTGGAACTCGGAACCGAGGGCAAATATCGCGACGTGAAAAGCACGCGCGAGGCCGTAGAATGCCTGTTGCAGCGATGGCCGCGTCGGGATGGACCGGCGCTGGCCGCAGCCAAGCGCGTATGCCTCCAGGCTCTGGATGGCAAGGTAAAGACCGAAAGGGCCCGCAGGGCCTTTATAAAGGCAGCGGAAGAGGCACATATTTCGATCCGCAGCCATTAG
- a CDS encoding DUF475 domain-containing protein — translation MTGSSTQTTALGYFKWAFIVTAAGLLLGGWLGWQSTGTIGGMMTVFFICTVLAVLEISLSFDNAIVNANKLKDMTPVWQQRFLTWGILIAVFGMRIVFPLLIVVIAAGIGPIDAVILAAARPEEYSRIMHEAHLPIAAFGGTFLMMVGLTYFFDHEKDVHWIAWLESRMARFATIKGVEIAFVLALILGFSRLLETEEAVVFVHACVYGLLTFLAVEVVGGLLDASQQTMSAAAKGGFGAFLYLEVLDASFSFDGVIGAFALTQNLFIIAIGLGIGAMYVRSMTIMLVEKGTLSEYRYLEHGAFYAILILSVVMYFQTLIHIPEVITGLGGAGLIGLSLWSSIRHNRREMEQVEGDTRGRRRLEA, via the coding sequence ATGACCGGATCCAGCACACAGACAACCGCCCTCGGTTATTTCAAATGGGCGTTCATCGTTACGGCTGCCGGGCTTTTGCTCGGCGGATGGCTCGGCTGGCAGTCGACCGGCACCATCGGCGGAATGATGACGGTGTTCTTTATCTGCACCGTGCTTGCCGTCCTGGAAATCTCGTTGTCCTTCGACAACGCCATCGTCAATGCCAACAAGCTCAAGGACATGACCCCCGTCTGGCAGCAACGCTTCCTGACCTGGGGCATCCTCATCGCCGTTTTCGGGATGCGCATCGTCTTTCCGCTGCTGATCGTGGTCATCGCCGCGGGTATCGGTCCGATCGATGCCGTCATTCTCGCAGCGGCCCGGCCCGAGGAATATTCCCGGATCATGCACGAGGCGCATCTGCCGATCGCCGCATTCGGCGGTACGTTCCTGATGATGGTCGGTCTCACCTATTTCTTCGATCATGAGAAGGACGTTCACTGGATTGCATGGCTGGAGAGCCGGATGGCGCGCTTTGCCACCATCAAAGGCGTCGAAATTGCCTTCGTGCTGGCGCTCATACTCGGCTTTTCGAGGCTGCTCGAAACGGAAGAAGCCGTGGTCTTCGTTCATGCCTGCGTTTACGGCCTCCTCACCTTCCTGGCCGTCGAGGTGGTCGGCGGTCTGCTCGACGCCTCGCAGCAGACGATGAGCGCTGCGGCGAAGGGGGGCTTCGGGGCTTTCCTTTATCTGGAAGTGCTCGACGCCAGCTTCTCCTTCGACGGAGTGATCGGCGCTTTCGCTTTGACCCAGAACCTTTTCATCATCGCCATCGGGCTCGGCATCGGGGCGATGTATGTCCGCTCCATGACGATCATGCTGGTCGAGAAGGGCACGCTCAGTGAATACCGTTACCTGGAGCACGGCGCCTTCTACGCTATCCTGATCCTTTCCGTGGTCATGTACTTCCAGACGCTGATCCACATTCCCGAAGTCATTACCGGCCTCGGCGGGGCAGGCCTCATCGGTCTTTCGCTCTGGTCTTCGATCCGGCACAACAGGCGGGAAATGGAGCAGGTCGAGGGCGACACGCGCGGGCGCAGACGCCTCGAGGCCTGA
- a CDS encoding type I secretion system permease/ATPase, which yields MATSKGRNADPAAALRDCRAAFIGVGIASALVNLLYLTGSFFMLEVYDRILPSRSIPSLIALSLLALLLYAFQGAFELIRGRMLVRIAGALDESLNGRIYRAIVKAPLKLRMQGDGLQALRDFDQVRSFLSGVGPAALFDLPWLPFYIAICFLFHPVIGLIAIIGGLILTLLTYLTNRGTQAPAKKASEAGGLRNAFAQASQRNAEVVHAMGMSARLTGLWERRNTEFRDENRRTSDIGNGYGALSKVFRMALQSGVLAAGAVLVIRGEASPGIIIAGSILTARALAPVELAIGNWRGLVAARQSWQRLKELLKALPEADAPLQLPDPRERLTVEGLASGPPAAQRLIVSDVNFTVRAGGAVGVIGPSASGKSSLARAILGIWPAYRGSVRLDGAALDQWDSDTLGKHVGYLPQDVELFAGTIAQNICRFAEDATSEAIVAAAKAARVNDLILRLPNGYDTEIGDGGMTLSAGQRQRVALARALYGDPFLVVLDEPNSNLDAEGEQALSEAIMSVRSRGGIVIVVAHRPSALASVDLVLMMNEGRMQAFGPKEQVLGQVLRPQQVERQNALKVVTEGQEAKQ from the coding sequence ATGGCTACATCCAAGGGCAGGAATGCCGATCCAGCCGCGGCACTTCGCGATTGCCGGGCGGCCTTTATCGGCGTCGGCATCGCCAGCGCGCTCGTCAATCTTCTCTATCTCACCGGTTCGTTCTTCATGCTCGAAGTCTACGACCGGATCCTGCCGAGCCGCAGCATTCCGTCGTTGATTGCCCTCTCTCTCCTCGCGCTGTTGCTTTATGCCTTTCAGGGAGCCTTCGAGCTCATCCGCGGGCGGATGCTGGTGCGCATCGCCGGCGCCCTCGACGAGAGCCTGAACGGACGCATCTACCGCGCCATCGTGAAGGCGCCGTTGAAGCTCAGAATGCAGGGAGACGGCCTCCAGGCGCTGCGCGACTTCGATCAGGTCCGGTCGTTCCTGTCGGGCGTCGGTCCGGCCGCGCTCTTCGACCTGCCCTGGCTGCCTTTCTACATCGCGATTTGTTTTCTTTTTCACCCGGTCATCGGGTTGATCGCGATCATCGGCGGGTTGATCCTGACGTTGCTCACCTATCTCACCAACCGCGGCACGCAGGCGCCCGCCAAGAAAGCGTCCGAAGCCGGAGGGCTGCGCAACGCCTTCGCTCAGGCCTCCCAGCGCAATGCCGAAGTGGTGCATGCCATGGGCATGTCCGCGCGGCTCACCGGGCTATGGGAGCGCCGCAACACGGAATTCCGCGACGAGAACCGGCGTACGTCCGACATCGGCAACGGCTACGGCGCGTTGTCGAAGGTTTTCCGCATGGCGCTGCAATCCGGCGTTCTGGCGGCCGGCGCCGTTCTGGTGATCCGCGGCGAAGCTTCGCCCGGCATCATTATCGCCGGTTCGATCCTGACGGCCCGGGCTCTTGCGCCCGTGGAACTTGCGATCGGCAACTGGCGCGGTCTTGTCGCGGCACGTCAGAGCTGGCAGCGTCTCAAGGAATTGCTCAAAGCCCTGCCGGAGGCCGACGCGCCGCTCCAGCTTCCGGACCCGCGCGAACGCCTCACGGTGGAGGGGCTGGCAAGCGGTCCGCCCGCGGCACAGCGCCTCATCGTCTCGGATGTGAACTTCACCGTCCGTGCCGGCGGCGCCGTCGGCGTGATCGGCCCGAGCGCCTCGGGAAAATCGTCTTTGGCGCGCGCCATCCTCGGAATCTGGCCCGCCTATCGCGGTTCCGTTCGGCTCGACGGCGCGGCGCTCGACCAGTGGGACAGCGACACGCTCGGCAAACATGTCGGATACCTGCCGCAGGACGTGGAACTGTTCGCCGGGACGATCGCGCAGAACATCTGCCGCTTTGCGGAAGACGCGACATCGGAGGCGATCGTCGCCGCCGCGAAGGCGGCGCGTGTCAACGATCTGATCCTGCGCCTGCCGAACGGCTATGACACCGAGATCGGCGATGGCGGCATGACGCTTTCGGCCGGCCAGCGTCAACGGGTGGCTCTGGCGAGGGCCCTTTACGGCGATCCCTTCCTCGTCGTTCTCGACGAGCCGAATTCCAACCTCGATGCGGAGGGCGAGCAGGCGCTCAGCGAAGCGATCATGAGCGTGCGCAGCCGCGGCGGCATCGTCATCGTCGTCGCCCATCGGCCGAGCGCGCTTGCAAGTGTCGATCTCGTGCTGATGATGAACGAGGGTCGCATGCAGGCCTTCGGGCCGAAGGAGCAGGTTCTCGGCCAGGTGCTTCGCCCGCAACAGGTGGAGCGACAGAATGCCCTGAAAGTCGTTACAGAAGGGCAGGAGGCGAAGCAATGA
- a CDS encoding HlyD family type I secretion periplasmic adaptor subunit yields MKGWIQQQRPTARRSLSRHLIGVSVLALALVAGVGGWAATTELSSAIVAGGVVIVDDNVKKVQHLTGGIVGELLVKEGDRVEAGQVLIRLDGTTVRANLAIIESTLAQFYARRARLQAERIGAASFEIEEDLAEFIPGTAAAKLIEGEQRLFDSRRSALSGMKGQLESRKAQLADEVEGLTVQLNAIEEALKLIAEELTGVDSLFGQGLVPMQRVTTLKRQRAELEGGRGRHIAARAQARGKSSEIDLQILQLDEDRRSEISKELTDVEAKIAEYEERRTAATDQLRRLDITAPLPGRIYQLAIHTVNGVVNPGETLMLVVPEAEDLTVEAKVATHDIDQIRVGQPVEIRFSAFNQRTTPEVEAEVVTVAPDLVTDERTGASYYPLRIRPKAESLAKLKGLSLYPGMPAEVFIKIADRTVISYLTKPLTDQMRHAFRED; encoded by the coding sequence ATGAAGGGCTGGATCCAGCAGCAGAGGCCGACTGCACGCCGGTCGCTCTCCCGCCATTTGATCGGCGTCTCGGTCCTTGCGCTTGCGCTCGTTGCCGGTGTCGGCGGCTGGGCCGCGACGACGGAGCTGTCGAGCGCCATCGTTGCCGGCGGCGTCGTGATCGTCGACGACAACGTCAAGAAAGTCCAGCATCTGACCGGTGGCATCGTCGGCGAACTCCTGGTCAAGGAAGGCGATCGGGTCGAAGCGGGCCAGGTGCTGATCCGCCTGGACGGTACCACCGTGCGTGCCAATCTGGCGATCATCGAGAGCACGCTGGCGCAGTTCTACGCCCGACGCGCCCGGCTGCAGGCGGAGCGGATCGGCGCCGCATCCTTCGAAATCGAGGAGGATCTTGCCGAGTTCATCCCCGGCACGGCGGCGGCGAAGCTCATAGAGGGCGAACAGCGGCTCTTTGACAGCCGCCGGTCGGCGCTTTCCGGCATGAAGGGACAGCTCGAATCGAGAAAGGCGCAGCTCGCCGATGAGGTCGAGGGGCTCACTGTGCAGTTGAACGCGATCGAGGAGGCGCTGAAGCTGATTGCGGAGGAGCTGACCGGAGTCGATTCGCTTTTCGGCCAGGGGCTCGTGCCTATGCAGCGGGTAACGACGCTGAAGCGCCAGCGGGCGGAGCTGGAGGGTGGGCGCGGCAGGCATATTGCCGCCCGGGCCCAGGCCCGCGGCAAGTCGAGCGAGATCGACCTGCAGATCCTGCAGCTGGACGAGGACCGGCGCAGCGAGATATCGAAGGAACTGACGGACGTCGAGGCGAAGATCGCCGAATATGAGGAGCGCCGCACCGCCGCGACCGACCAGCTGCGCCGCCTCGATATCACCGCGCCGCTTCCCGGGCGCATTTACCAACTGGCGATCCATACCGTCAACGGCGTCGTCAATCCGGGCGAAACGCTTATGCTTGTCGTGCCCGAGGCCGAGGACCTGACGGTCGAGGCGAAGGTAGCGACCCACGACATCGACCAGATCCGTGTCGGCCAGCCGGTCGAAATCCGCTTCAGCGCCTTCAACCAGCGCACCACGCCGGAGGTCGAAGCCGAAGTCGTGACCGTCGCTCCTGATCTTGTCACGGACGAGCGCACCGGCGCCAGCTACTACCCGCTGCGCATCCGGCCGAAAGCGGAGAGCCTCGCCAAGCTGAAGGGCCTTTCGCTCTATCCGGGCATGCCGGCCGAGGTGTTCATCAAGATCGCCGACCGGACGGTGATCTCCTATCTGACCAAGCCCCTTACCGACCAAATGCGGCATGCCTTCCGGGAAGATTGA
- a CDS encoding GntR family transcriptional regulator, whose amino-acid sequence MARQANLPDESPIDRNHPDALYAQLRNLLKGMIERRELSVNDKLPSERELVAAYGVSRITVRQAIKELENLGYLQTRPGKGIYVTAPAPFYELEVVRSFTQTAHANNRKPGMRLLRAEIVGADPEVARPLSLPTGAEVVFLERLRLLDDLPVVVQRDWFSASLAPGILDIDWTVENRSLYGEFENRYGIVPTRGQSTLSARLASDLEASLLQLERPAAVLTLDQIAYDNHNRTVNISAAAYHPTRYPLSLRQSHRRF is encoded by the coding sequence ATGGCACGACAAGCGAACCTACCGGACGAAAGCCCCATCGATCGCAACCATCCGGATGCGCTCTACGCGCAGCTGCGAAACCTTCTGAAAGGCATGATCGAGCGGCGCGAGCTGTCGGTGAACGATAAGCTCCCTTCCGAGCGGGAGCTGGTGGCCGCCTACGGCGTCAGCCGCATCACCGTGCGCCAGGCGATCAAGGAACTCGAAAATCTCGGCTACCTGCAGACGCGGCCCGGAAAGGGCATCTACGTCACAGCGCCCGCGCCGTTTTACGAACTGGAAGTCGTTCGCAGCTTCACCCAGACGGCCCATGCAAACAATCGCAAGCCCGGCATGCGGCTCCTCAGGGCGGAGATCGTCGGGGCCGATCCGGAGGTCGCAAGACCGCTTTCGCTGCCGACCGGCGCCGAAGTGGTCTTTCTGGAGAGGCTGCGCCTTCTCGACGATTTACCGGTGGTCGTGCAGCGGGACTGGTTCTCCGCCTCGCTCGCGCCCGGCATTCTCGACATCGACTGGACGGTCGAGAACAGGTCGCTTTACGGCGAATTCGAGAACCGCTACGGCATCGTCCCGACGCGCGGACAATCGACCTTGAGCGCGCGGCTTGCATCCGACCTGGAGGCGTCCCTGCTCCAACTCGAGCGGCCGGCGGCCGTCCTGACGCTCGATCAGATCGCCTATGACAATCACAACCGTACCGTCAATATCAGCGCGGCAGCCTATCATCCGACGCGCTATCCGCTTTCGCTGAGGCAGTCGCACCGGCGCTTCTAG